Within Desulfobacter sp., the genomic segment AGGTGCTGCTCAAGCAGGGCATGATTGTCTGGGCCATGATCATCCTGGGCCTGAATATCTGGACCACCAATGACTCGGCCCTCTATGCCTCGGGCCTGGGCTTTTCCAATATCACCCGGCTGCCCAAAAAACTGCTGGTCCTGGTGAACGGGGCCGTGGGCACCATCATGGCGCTGTTCCTCTATAACAACTTTGTGGGCTGGCTGGCCTTTTTGAACACCATGCTGCCCTCCATCGGCGGGGTGATCATTGCCGACTATTTCCTGGTGAAAAAGGGCAATTACGGCCGTCTTTCCAATACCCGGTTCGACGGTATCCGCCCCACGGCGGTCATCGCCTGGCTGGCCGGCGTCCTGGCCGCCAAGTTTATCCCGGGCATCGCCCCGGTGAACTCCGTATTCTGCGCCGTGGGCGTTTATCTGGTGGCTGAGCAGCTTGCCCCCGCACTGGGGGGCAAAACCGCTAAAAGTAACGGGTGATCAAGCGGCGGCCCATTGCTTTTCAAGCAGCAGGGCCGCCCCATAAGCGCCTGTCATCTGGGGGGCTTTTGGCACCAATACCTCCCGGTCCAGTGCCTTGCCGACCATGCTGCAGATGCAGGGGTTGCAGGCCACCCCCCCGGAAAAGACAATGGGGCCGGAGGGGGAGACCCGGTTGAGCATGGAGACGGCCCGCTTGACCACGCTGAGGTGGAGCCCCCGGGCGATCTCACTCCGGTCCGCCCCCCTGGCGATGAGGGAGGTGACCTCGGATTCGGCAAAGACAGTGCACATGCTGTTGATGGCCAAATCCTTTTTTGCAGCCAGGGCGGCTGGTCCGAACTCGTCCAGGGAGAAGCCCAGGTTCCGGGCCATGATTTCCAGGAATTTGCCGGTGCCGGCGGCGCAGCGGTCGTTCATTTCGAATTTTTTGACCCGGCCGTTGTCCAGAAGGCCGATGGCCTTGGCATCCTGCCCGCCGATATCCAGGATGGTCAGGGCGTCGGGGAATTGGGCCCTGGCGCCTGCGGCGTGGGCCTTGATCTCCGTAACGGTGCCGGTCCGGTCAAATGCGGTTTCAAACAGATCCCGGCCGTACCCCGTGGCCATGATGCCGTCGTAGGTCAGTCCGTCCAGAAGTTCTTTGGCCCGGGTGATGGGATCAAACCCTGTATCCGCCTGCCGGCTTTCCAGAATACGGCCCTTTTCAACCAGCACCAGTTCCATGGACCGGGAGCCGATATCGATTCCTGCTGCAATCATGGGCTATCCTAATCTGAAATCTGTTCAATAAAGGCTTGGACCCGGGTCTTGAGCTGTCCCGCATCTTCCATGCCGTAGTCCGTGTCTATCCTGAGGCAGGGCATGCCTTTTTCCTCAAGGGCCTTTTCAACGGGAATGGATTCCATGAGATAGGGCTGGCAGAACTGGAGTCCGTAATGGATGACCCCGTCGGCCCCGTAAGCTTCGGCCATTTCCACAATATGGTCCAGCCGGTCCGTATTGGGGGTGAAAATGGCGCAGTCCACCTTGAAATACCGGTCGGTGACCGCATCCATGAGGGCATCAACGGTATCCCCGGAGTCATCGGTGAGGTTACGGGTGCCCCGTTCGCCCACACAGGATTCCTCGCCCACAATGACGGCGCCGGCGGTTTCCACGATCCAGGGCAGTTTCCAGTTGGGCACGGCCATGGGACAGCCCGAGACCAGTATCCGGGGGGCAGCAGGCTTGGCGACACCCCGGCTTTCTTGGATGCGCTCTTCCAGTTCGTCGCAGATTTTGTTTACCGATTCGGTAAACCGGGCCGGATTGTCGTAAAAGGAAACCTGGTTGGCCAGAAGGGCGTCCAGACCGGAGATGGGAGCGGGATCGGCCTTACGCAGCCGGTAGAGCCGGTGCAGTGCGGACCGCTTGGCATTGACTGTGGCAATGGCCGCTTTCAGGGATTCCACAGTGATTTGTACACCGGTCAGTTCCTCCACGGCCTGCTTGAACCTGTCGTACTCTGCCCTGAGCAGCTGCCGTCCCAGGCCGGATTTCATCTGGGGCAGGTCCATGACATAGAGGTTGTCCATCATGCCGCCCATGGTTTCATAGGCCTTTTTCTTTCCGTCGCAGGTATTTTCGCCGACCACCATGTCGGCACTTTCCAGGTAGGGGCAGACCCGGCCCAGCTTGAAGCCCAGGGCGGATTTGATCAGGGCGCAGGTGTTCCTGGGCAGGTGTTTTTCCACTTCCTCCACGGCAAAATCCGCACCGGAGCACAGCCCCACCAGGGTGGCGTTGGCGGCCAGGGCGATTTCTTCGGGGACGAAGACGCAATAGCTGCCGATGATTTTCCGGCCCTGTTTTTTTTCTTCCATCAGTTCTTTGATTCTCAGCCCGTGGACTTCGGACATGACGAAATCGAAATAGGCCATGCCTTCGGGGCGGTTCTCCTGGGCCAGATAGATGTCGGTGTACCCCTGTCCCAGCACATTGAGCAGGGCGTTGTGGGCCTCAAGGTCCAGGCCCAGTTCCTTCCACATGGGTTCATAATTTTCGCTCATTTTGTCTCCTTTTTCGTTTATGGCAGCGCCGCGGTCGCCGCGGTCGCTGCTGCCGTTCTGTTGGCGGACTCGGGTTCAAGGGCCTTGAGTATCCGTTGGGTCAGTTGGCCGAACCGTCCCACCGCCCGGCTCCGGGGCCGGGCCATATTCACGTCGATCTCTTCTTTGATCCGGCCCGGACGGCCGGTCATCACCACAATCCGGTCCGCCAGAAATACCGCTTCATCCACGCTGTGGGTCACCAGGACAATGGTCTTCCGGGTGGCTTCCCAGATCTTGAGCAGTTCGCCCTGGAGCAGGATCCGGGTATGGGCGTCCAGGGCCCCGAAGGGCTCATCCATGAGCAGTACGTCCGGTTCGTTGGCCAGGGCCCTGGCAATGGCCACCCGCTGGCGCATGCCGCCGGAAAGCTCGTGGGGGTAGGCATCCTTGAAGTCGGCCATGTCAATGATATCCAGGTAGGTCATGGCATCTGCACACCGTTTTTTCTTGTTCTCCCCGGCAAAGGCCGGCCCTGCGGCAATATTGTCCAGCACCGACATCCAGGGGAAAAGGGAATATTCCTGGAATACCATGCCGATTTCAGCCCGGGGACCGGCGACGGGAACGCCGCGGTAGTTGACGGTGCCGGCGGAGGCCGTCTCAAGGCCTGCCGCAATCCTGAGGATGGTGGACTTCCCGCAGCCCGAGGGGCCGACGATGCAGGTAAACGACTGTTTTTGGATGTTGAGGTCCACCCCGTCCAGGGCCTGCACCGCCTCGCCTTTTTCCGTGGCATACACCTTTGACAGGCCGGTGATGCGGATGATCTCTTCTGTCTGGTTTATCATTTTCCCCCCTGCCGCCGCCATGAAAATTTCTTTTCCTCCAGCCGTCTGAACATCATGTCCAGAACCGCACCCACGCATCCGATGGAGATCATGCCGGCAATGACGATATCGGTGGAGGCCAGGGTAAATGCATGGGTGATCATGTACCCGATTCCGGAGAGGGAACCGGGCAGCATTTCCGCCGAGACCAGGCACATCCAGGCAATGCCCAGGCCGATGCGCATGCCGGTGATGATGTCGGGCATGGCCGCCGGCATCAGGATTTTCCTGAAGATCTGCCCCTGTCCCGCCCCCAGTACCCTGGCCGAATCAATGAGGGTGGGGCTGACATTCCGCACCCCCTGGATGGTGGCGGTGAGAATGGGGAAGAACGCACCGATGAAGATGATGAAGAGCATGGAAAATTTAATATTGTCCAGGTAGATAAAGAGGTTCCCCGTCTGGGCGCCTGTCAGGGTGGCCAGGCTGGATATGCCGAACCAGGCCATGACCAGGGGCACCCATGCCAGGGGGGGGATGGGCCTGAACAGGTTTAAAAATCCGTTAAAGCAATTGAAGATTGTCCCGTAATACCCCATGAGCACTCCTAGGGGGACGGCCACCAGGGCGGCCAGGACATACCCGGCGGTCACCCGCGCCAGGCTCACCAGCACATTGCCGGCCAGGGAACCCATGCTGATGAGGTCCTGCCCCGGGTGGGCCAGGATCATCCCGACCTGGCCGGGGGCGGGCAGGATGACCTGGTTGCCCACCCGCCGGGCCAGGATGGCCCATGCTGCGGCCAGCAGCATGGGCGCCAGAAAAGGGACAAGGTTGAAAACCGGATGTTTTTTCATGGGAGGTCCATTAAATCCGGTGGCTATTGGCCCAGGCTCTTTTCCACAAATGAAAAATCATAGAGCAGGGGAGCGGCGGAAATAAGATCCTTACCGGCAATTTTCCCTTTGAATTTTTTCATATTGTTGAGCATATCCAGGAAGGCCGCCTCGCCGTTCATCCAGTTTTCAGAGGGGTTGGTGGTGTAAATAATGGATGAGTGTGCCACCGCTTCCGCAGGGACGCCGATCCATCCGGCGGAGATGGTTGCGGCTTCCTTTTTGTTGGTGTTGCACCATGAGGAGGCCTCGGTCATCAGGTCGGTCATGGCCTGGACGATTTGGGGATGATCGGTGATGAGCCGGCCGGCGGCGCCCATGACGCAGCAGGGGAAATCACTCCACTGGCCCTGGGGAGGCAGGTTCCGGGAATCCAGTCCGATGTGCCCGGCCTTCCTGTACTCGGCAACGGCCGGGTGGGGGGCAGGTCCGACCCAGCAGTCCACCTGTTTGGCAGCCAGGGCAGGGATCAGGTTGGAAGTGGATTTGAGATCCACCATGAGGATATCGGCATCGGCATCGTTGGGATTGCCCGTAATGGAGAAACCGGCCCGGTGCAATGCGCCTTCAAAAACCACCCGGGGGGCGCTGGTGGGGGAGTGGTAACCAATTTTAAAGGGTCTGTCTGAGGCTTTGACGGCTGCAGCCAGATCCTCATAGCCGTTGATGTTGCTGTCCGGAGGGAAGACCATGCTCATGCCGTCCACGTGGAGGGGGCAGAGGATTTTCATGGAAACCCCCTTGTCAATACCGCTCATGAATGCCGTGCTGGAGGCAAGGCCGATGTCCAGGCGGTTCATGGCAAAGAGGGTGGCGGTTTCCGAGCCGCTTTTAGATACGATGAGGTTGAGTATGGCCATGGGGGTGCCGTCGGCATCCATGAGCCTGTATTTTTGTTTGTCCACCATGGGGGCAAGGTAGGCGCCTGAGGATTTGAACGCCTCTCCCTTGATCGCCGCCACCATCAGGGGGGTGTGATGGGTGGTGAATACATAGCCCATATAGAGGCTGGGCACCTTTGGGGCGGCGGAGGCCCCGGATACAAATACCAGGGCAGCCGCAAGGGCGAAACAGGTGATGAGCGCTTTTTTCAGGGTGAATCTGTGCATTGGTTTTTTTCCTTTGTTTTGTGTTTTTATTCCAGAAGTTCGATCATGGCTTCAATACGGGTCCTAAGCTGGCCCTGGTCCGAAGCTGAATAGTCGGTTTCTACATGCAAAAAGGGCAGCCCGAGTTTGGTTTCCACAAACTGCCCCAGGGACAGGGATTCGGCATTATAGGTATGGCAGCCCAGCCAGGTCATATCGATGACGGCATCAACCCTGAATGCTTCAGCCATCTGTTCAACGGATGACGGCCGGCCGGGGTTGGGGGTCATGCAGGAGCAGGGCACTTCAAGGTAGCGGCGGGCAATGGCCTCCCAGGGATCCCCGGTTTCGTCCACGGCCAGGGACATGCCCTTGAGGCCGGTGCAGTTTTCCATGCACACCACCCGTGCCCCCAGTGCTTCGATGATCTGGAGGACTTTTTCGCATCCCTTTCCCACGGGGCAGCCTGTGAGCAGTATCCTGGGGCCGGTGTGCACGGGGAGGCCGGGCCTTTCCAGATCGGCCTCAAGTTCGGCCTTCAGCACCATCAGCCGCTCCAGGTAGTTTTTGGGATAGACGGCAAAGCTTTTGCTTTCCTGGATGGCCAGCATCTGGGCGGTGGTGACCGGAGAGCGGCTGTCTGCTGCCAGCAGGGAAACCTGGTAGAGGGCCTCCCTGATCCGGTTCTGGAGGCGGATTTCTTTTTTCAGGGCCTCTTCGGTCACCTGGATGCCGGAGTGGCCGGTAAGGAATTCGGCCAGCTCGTATAGGGCCTGCTTCCAGTAGGCCAGGGCCGAGGGCCCAGCCTGGGTGTGGGGCAGGTGCATGAGATGCAGGGGCTTGAGCCGCCCCATTTGCTCGTACATTTTCTTTTTCCCGTCGCAGGTGGTCTCGGCAATGAGGATGTCTGAAAAGCTGAAAAAGGGACAGGTGTCGGTGACGGCGTATCCGTAGCTGGATTTCACCAGGGGACAGAATGAGGGGGGCAGTTCCTTTTCAGCGGCCTGGATGGGGGCCTGTTTTTTTCCGCAGAGGCTGACAGGGGCGATGCCGGCGGCTCGTATCAGTTCATTGGGGGCGTATATGCAGTAAACCCCTGCAATTTTTCGGCCTTCCTCCTGCCATTGGTCCAGGTCGGCCAGGCTCTGTTCTGAAAAGAGGGTAAAGGGTTTCAGATTTATCATAGGTCTCCTGTTGGTTGGTGTTGTTGGTCGCTGTTTATGGGAGATCCAGTATCAAGTCAAAGTGATAATCCGGATAGAACAACAGGGATTGGATAGAAAATTTCCATAGGCCGAGGGGCGGGCATCCGAAATATCAATTTGCCCTGTCATCCGCTTTCTAGTATGTCTGTATCCCTTGAGATCCGCCCGGTGCGGATAGATATGCGATTTATTTTAAGAAGGGTCATCTAGATGGCAAAGAAAGATCTGATAAAAGAATTAAAGATGTCGGCCGGTGCCGGCTGAGCTGCCAAGCTGCCTCCAGGGGACCTGGACAAAGCGCTTTGCGGGATGGAGTTTCCCACGGATGAGAATGTGCTGGTGGGGCTGGCCCGGGCCGATGATGCCGGGGTATACAGGGTCTCCGATGAGGTGGCCCTGATCCAGACCGTTGATTTTTTCACCCCGGTGGTGGATGACCCCTATCTTTTCGGCCAGATTGCCGCGGCCAATGCATTGAGTGATGTCTATGCCATGGGCGGGACTCCTAAAACGGCCATGAACCTGGTGGCCTTTCCTTCAAAATCCATGGACCTTTCAATTCTCCGGGAAATTCTCCAGGGGGGAACGGACAAATTGGTTGAAGCCGGGGCGGTGCTCCTGGGGGGACACAGTATTGAGGATCCGGAGATCAAGTACGGGCTTTCCGTCACCGGATTTATCCATCCGGACCGGGTGCTGACGAAAAACGGGCTTGCTGCCGGTGACCGGCTGGTGCTGACCAAGCCCCTGGGCACGGGTATTCTGAATACGGCTCAAAAAGCCGGGATGGTGCCGGAGGATATATACCGGGAGGCGGTTTCCCTCATGGCCCAGCTTAACCGGGGGGCCGCAGAGGTGATGGACCGGTTTCCTGTCACTGCCTGTACCGATATCACGGGGTTCGGCCTGGCCGGCCACCTGGCGGAGATGCTGGAGGGAACGGGTCTGGGAGCCCGTATTTTTTCCGGCCGGGTGCCGGTGATCCCCGAGGCAATGGGACTGTCGGACATGGGGTTCCTGCCCACGGCCGCCTACAACAACCGGCAGTTCAGGGAGTCCATGGTCGAATTCTCTGATGGACTGCCCCGTGCGGCCAAGGACATTCTATTTGATCCCCAGACATCCGGCGGCCTGCTGATGGCGGTATCACCGGATCAGGCCGGGGAACTGGTCCAGGCCCTTCAGGACATCGGGATAGCGCATGCGGCCTGCTTTGGTGAGATAACCGAGGGGCCGGATGAGAAAATATACATAAATCAATAAAATAAGGAAGAAGATGAATATGGAAATAGATGCAAGGGGACTGGCCTGTCCCGAACCGGTGATCAGAACCAAAAAAGGGCTTGAAGAGGAAAAGTCAACACAGGTGCAGGTGGTGGTGGACAATCCCGCCTCCCAGGAGAATGTCCGGCGGTTTTTAGAATCCCAGGGATTCCAGACGGCGGTTGAACAGGCCGGTGAAGATTATTTTATCATGGGGGACCGGGATGCCGTGCCCGAGTTCCAGCCCGGGGAAAATGACACGGATGACCAGGATTTGAAAAAGATTGCCGTGGTCTGCGCCACGGACCGCATGGGATACGGGGATGATGAACTGGGCAAAAAACTGATGATCAGCTTTATCAAGACCCTGAAGGAGATGGGGGATGAGTTGTGGCGGCTGGTCTTTGTGAACAACGGGGTGAAGCTGACCATCGGGGGCTCCCCTGTGCTTGAAGAGCTTCAGGCCTATGAAAAGGAGGGGCTTCAGATCCTTGTGTGCGGTACCTGCCTCACCCATTTCGGCCTGCTGGAGGAAAAACAGGCCGGCGAAACCACCAATATGCTGGATATTGTGACGGCCATGCAGCTGGCGGATAAGGTGATCAAGATTTGATGGCCATGCCCGGGGACCGCCCGGGCATCCGTCGCGTTGCAAAATGTAATGGGCACTGTGAAAATGCAACAAAGCGATATGTAGCTAATTTTATTGGCCAAAACGGATGGTTTTAAATGCTATGTTGCAAATTGCAACTGTTTGACGGAACGGGTGAATCCAATTCTCTGTTCAGGATATCCTTTAATTTCAGTCATATAAGGGGAGAGTTTGCATTGGCGCAATAATTGCTCTGGTACGGGTTGAACCCAAACCGGTAAAGGAGATTGGCATGAGCGTCATTACATTTTTCGGACGGAAGTTTACTGGAAGAGCGCCGTTGGCAGAAAAAGCAGCAGATATCCTCGGATATAGAGTGGTGTATGACCGGAACCTGATCGATACCGCCGCCAGGGAATACGGATTGAAAAAAAAGGATATCCGTAAGAGCATCTATCTGGACCCGCCCATGGCAGAACGGTATTCTGCAGATAAGGCCAGATGCATTGCGGCCGTTAAATCTGTCCTGGCCGAAGAGGTCAAAAAGGGGCAGGTGATAATCAGCGGATTTCTCGGGGGACTGGTTCCCTCAAAGATGGGCCTGCATATTCTGGTAACCGCCTCAGAGAATTCCAGGCGCCGCCGGCTGCAGCGCCGGAATACGGATGAGATCACCCGCGAAGGGCACCAGATGCTGGAGACGGACGAGGCATTTTTGAGGTGGTCCCTTTATCTGAAGACCACAGAAGGGCGTAAACCTTCGAATTTCGATGGCGTGGTCAGTGTTTCCAGGACCGGGCAGTCCGAGCTGATTGATATGATCTTCGATGCGGCGTCTGAAAAAAAAGAAGAGATGACCCCCAAGGAGTTTTCCCTGGCAGCCAGAGTCTCCCGGCTCATGGCTGAAAAGGGGCATCGGGTATCTGTGGACGCCAAGGAGGACCAAGTGGACCTCAAAATCCATAAACCGGTTCTGATGCTTTCCAGGTACGGCAAAAAACTCTCCGCCCTTGCCCGCTCCGTTCGAGGCGTGGGAAATGTCCGCACCCGGGCCGGCTCCCTGTTCTACAGGGCAGATATCTATCCCGGTTGCGAATTCAAGCCCGCCCCCCAGGTGTCCTACCGGCCCATTGAAATTCAGTATGAACGGATGTATGCCCAGGTGGCCGGCCGCCGGCCTGCTTTTGTACAGAAACAAGACGAGCAGATTTCATCGCTGGCTTACGTGGGCAGGGCCTGATCCCGCTGCAGGCAACAAAAAGACAAGACTGCCCGGCAGGCCATTTTTAAAGAATGCTGCCGGACAGCTTATTCCAGTTTGAAGGTTTTGATCTTACGCCAGAGGGAAACCCGGTCGATTTCCATGATTTCCGCGGCCTTTGTCTTGTTCCAGCCTGTCTGTTCAAGCACCCACCGGATATATCTTTTTTCCTGTTCCTTCATGGTGGGAATTTTTCCTTCAGGTGCGGTCCGATAGGTTTCGATGGCCAGCTGGGTCATCTGGTCCGGAAGGGCCGCCGGATAAATCACCTCGCTGTTTTCCATGGCCACCGCCCGTTCAATGATGTTTTCAAGTTCACGGACATTGCCGGGCCAGGAGTAGTTCACCAGAAAATCCATGGCTGCCCGGTCGATCTCTTTTACGGATTTGTTCATTTCCCGGTTTTTCTTGCCCAGGAAATGGTAGGCCAGAAGGGGGATATCTTCCTTGCGTTCGGCAAGGGGCGGCAGCTGGATGGTGACCACATTCAGCCTGAAGTAAAGGTCCTGGCGGAAATTGCCGTTGTCAACCTCGTGCTTTAAATCCCTGTGGGTGGCGGCGATGAACCTTAAGTCCACAGGAACGGTCTGGGTGCTGCCCACCCGCATGAGTTCCTTTTCCTGGATTACCCTTAATATTTTAATCTGCATGGACGGGGGCATGTCGCCAATTTCGTCAAAGAAGACAGTTCCCTTGTCCGCAAATTCAAAAAGGCCTTTTTTGGTTTTGACCGCACCGGTAAAGGCCTCTTTCTCATGGCCGAAGAGTTCGTTGGCCATGAGTTCTTCTGAAAAAGAACCGCAGTTAAAGGCCACCATTTCGTGGCTGTGCCGGCTGCTCAGGTTGTGAATGGCCCTGGCCACCAGTTCTTTTCCGGTGCCGCTCTCCCCCAGGATCAGGACGCTGATATCGGTTTGGGCCACCTGCCTGATGGTTTTTTTGACCTCGGTCATGGCCGGGCTGTTTCCAATGATCTGGGGCAGCTTGGGGCCCTTTCCAATGGCCTGCTTTAAGGATATGTTTTCCAGCTGAAGGGATCGTTTGAGCAGGGCTTCTTTAATGACCTGCCTCACCTCTTCTATTTTGTAGGGTTTGGCAATATAGTGGTAGGCCCCTTCCTTCATGGCCGTGACGGCATTGTCCACCGTGGCGTAGCCGGTTATCATGATCACTTCGGTGTAGGGCTGAAGCTGACGGCTGTGCTCCAGAATCTGCATGCCGTCCATCTTCTTCATCTTGTAATCGGTGATAATCAGGTCAAAGGGCTTTGACTTGATCAAAGCCAGCCCCTTAATGCCGCTCTCCACGGCGGTTACCTTGTATCCTTCCTTTATCAGAATATGTTCAAGGTTATTTCGGGCGATCATCTCATCTTCGATGATCAGGATCTGTTTTTGCATGGTGCTCCCTAAACCGTATCAGCCGGGCAGGCTGACCGTAAATGTTGTGCCTTTTCCCGGGCTGCTTTCCACATCAATGGTGCCCCCGTGCTGCTCAATGATGCCGTGGATAATGGAAAGGCCCAGCCCTGATCCTTTGCCCACCTCCCTGGTGGTAAAAAAGGGATCAAAAATTTTGGCCAGATTTTCTTTTTTAATGCCCCGGCCCGTGTCGGACACTTTAAAGACGAAATTGTTGGCGTCATTGTCATTGAATGCGCCAATGGTCAGGCGACCGCCCTCTCCCGTGTCCATGGCCAGAAAGCCGTTGATGATCAGGTTGAGCAGCACCTGCTGGATCCGCCGGGGATCCATTTTGCCCTCAAGGTCTTCTTCCACCGCTATGACCACATCAATATCCGCCGGGATCTCGCCTGCGATCAGGTGCATGGTGCTCTGGATCAGGTTTTTGAACCGGACCCGCTCGATGGAAAAGTGGCTCTGCCTGGAAAATTCAAGCAGGGCGCGGATGATGTCCCTTGACCGGTTGATCTCCTGCTCCACCTGGGTGAGCAGGGTCTTTTTAAATTCAATGTCCGGTTCCTCTATTTCCTCCTTGATGATCTGGACAGAGGTGGAAATATTGTTCAGGGGGTTGTTCAACTCGTGGGCCACCCCGGAGGTGAGCGTGCCCAAAGAGGACATTTTTTCGGCCTGGACCAATTGCTTTTTTCTCTTATCCAGTTCCTGGATCATATGGTTGAGGCTGTGGGCCAGGGATTCGAATTCGTCCCCGGTTTTTATTTCCGGAATCTTATCGAATTCGCCGTTGACGATCCGTTTGATTCCGGTCTCAATGGATTTCAGGGGGCGGTTGAGTTTCCACACAAGAAATATGGCGGTGGAAATGGTCAGAATGAACAGGGAAAACAAGGAGGCCAGCAGGTATCCCCTGGACCGGTCCAGAAGTTCAAAGACCCGCTCACGTTCGTTTTTTTCGAATTTTTCAATATCGGTGGTCAGCTCCCGGCCCAGCCGGGTGGCGGTCTCCTGTATTTTCAGGACCTGGTTGAAATGCGCCTGGGTTGATGTATCTTCATGGTATAAATCGTGCAGTTCTTTCATGTTCCGCTGGTAAGCCGCTATGGTCCGGCTCCGGTGCCGCACCGAAGGAATTCCCGGGAATTCCTTTTCGATGAGGGCCTGTTTTTCAGCTGTTTTCTGGATATAGGCCAGGGCCTGGGTCAGGTCCTGGAGGTCTCTTCTCAGGAAAAAGTTTTTTTCGTACCGCCTGGCCTCAAGCACCGTGTCCAGAAGGTCCCGTTTTTTTTCGATGAGAATCAGTTTTGAGTTGATGGCCGAGTTGCTGTAGTGGTTGAAGAACCAGATGATACTGTTCACCGCCATGAAAATAAGAAACAGAAAGGATATTTTTTGTCTGATGCTGAATTTCATAAGTTGTATCTTATCGTTATTCATGGCGGACAAACAAGATAAAAATTTTCCGGCGGTACCGGCCGCAAGCGTTTAGGATGCTGGCCGGTCCGCCGGGAATAGGTTAGGGATCAGCCGATGCCGTAGAAAAAGTAGATTACGCCCAATTCCACGGTCAGGAACAGAAGGGTCATCACCGCCCCGGCCTTGGCATAGTCAACGGTCCGGTATCCGCCGGGCCGCATGATCAGGGCATTGACCTGGTGGGTGGGCAGGACAAAGGTGTTGGAAGCTGAGATCCCCACCACAAGGGCAGCCATCCGGGGATCCCCTCCTGCCATCACCGCCATGTTCATGCACAGCGGC encodes:
- a CDS encoding 3-hydroxyacyl-ACP dehydratase, whose product is MIAAGIDIGSRSMELVLVEKGRILESRQADTGFDPITRAKELLDGLTYDGIMATGYGRDLFETAFDRTGTVTEIKAHAAGARAQFPDALTILDIGGQDAKAIGLLDNGRVKKFEMNDRCAAGTGKFLEIMARNLGFSLDEFGPAALAAKKDLAINSMCTVFAESEVTSLIARGADRSEIARGLHLSVVKRAVSMLNRVSPSGPIVFSGGVACNPCICSMVGKALDREVLVPKAPQMTGAYGAALLLEKQWAAA
- a CDS encoding 2-hydroxyacyl-CoA dehydratase, giving the protein MSENYEPMWKELGLDLEAHNALLNVLGQGYTDIYLAQENRPEGMAYFDFVMSEVHGLRIKELMEEKKQGRKIIGSYCVFVPEEIALAANATLVGLCSGADFAVEEVEKHLPRNTCALIKSALGFKLGRVCPYLESADMVVGENTCDGKKKAYETMGGMMDNLYVMDLPQMKSGLGRQLLRAEYDRFKQAVEELTGVQITVESLKAAIATVNAKRSALHRLYRLRKADPAPISGLDALLANQVSFYDNPARFTESVNKICDELEERIQESRGVAKPAAPRILVSGCPMAVPNWKLPWIVETAGAVIVGEESCVGERGTRNLTDDSGDTVDALMDAVTDRYFKVDCAIFTPNTDRLDHIVEMAEAYGADGVIHYGLQFCQPYLMESIPVEKALEEKGMPCLRIDTDYGMEDAGQLKTRVQAFIEQISD
- a CDS encoding ABC transporter ATP-binding protein codes for the protein MINQTEEIIRITGLSKVYATEKGEAVQALDGVDLNIQKQSFTCIVGPSGCGKSTILRIAAGLETASAGTVNYRGVPVAGPRAEIGMVFQEYSLFPWMSVLDNIAAGPAFAGENKKKRCADAMTYLDIIDMADFKDAYPHELSGGMRQRVAIARALANEPDVLLMDEPFGALDAHTRILLQGELLKIWEATRKTIVLVTHSVDEAVFLADRIVVMTGRPGRIKEEIDVNMARPRSRAVGRFGQLTQRILKALEPESANRTAAATAATAALP
- a CDS encoding ABC transporter permease, which gives rise to MKKHPVFNLVPFLAPMLLAAAWAILARRVGNQVILPAPGQVGMILAHPGQDLISMGSLAGNVLVSLARVTAGYVLAALVAVPLGVLMGYYGTIFNCFNGFLNLFRPIPPLAWVPLVMAWFGISSLATLTGAQTGNLFIYLDNIKFSMLFIIFIGAFFPILTATIQGVRNVSPTLIDSARVLGAGQGQIFRKILMPAAMPDIITGMRIGLGIAWMCLVSAEMLPGSLSGIGYMITHAFTLASTDIVIAGMISIGCVGAVLDMMFRRLEEKKFSWRRQGGK
- a CDS encoding ABC transporter substrate-binding protein, whose product is MHRFTLKKALITCFALAAALVFVSGASAAPKVPSLYMGYVFTTHHTPLMVAAIKGEAFKSSGAYLAPMVDKQKYRLMDADGTPMAILNLIVSKSGSETATLFAMNRLDIGLASSTAFMSGIDKGVSMKILCPLHVDGMSMVFPPDSNINGYEDLAAAVKASDRPFKIGYHSPTSAPRVVFEGALHRAGFSITGNPNDADADILMVDLKSTSNLIPALAAKQVDCWVGPAPHPAVAEYRKAGHIGLDSRNLPPQGQWSDFPCCVMGAAGRLITDHPQIVQAMTDLMTEASSWCNTNKKEAATISAGWIGVPAEAVAHSSIIYTTNPSENWMNGEAAFLDMLNNMKKFKGKIAGKDLISAAPLLYDFSFVEKSLGQ
- a CDS encoding 2-hydroxyacyl-CoA dehydratase, which codes for MNLKPFTLFSEQSLADLDQWQEEGRKIAGVYCIYAPNELIRAAGIAPVSLCGKKQAPIQAAEKELPPSFCPLVKSSYGYAVTDTCPFFSFSDILIAETTCDGKKKMYEQMGRLKPLHLMHLPHTQAGPSALAYWKQALYELAEFLTGHSGIQVTEEALKKEIRLQNRIREALYQVSLLAADSRSPVTTAQMLAIQESKSFAVYPKNYLERLMVLKAELEADLERPGLPVHTGPRILLTGCPVGKGCEKVLQIIEALGARVVCMENCTGLKGMSLAVDETGDPWEAIARRYLEVPCSCMTPNPGRPSSVEQMAEAFRVDAVIDMTWLGCHTYNAESLSLGQFVETKLGLPFLHVETDYSASDQGQLRTRIEAMIELLE
- the selD gene encoding selenide, water dikinase SelD, which gives rise to MAKKDLIKELKMSAGAGUAAKLPPGDLDKALCGMEFPTDENVLVGLARADDAGVYRVSDEVALIQTVDFFTPVVDDPYLFGQIAAANALSDVYAMGGTPKTAMNLVAFPSKSMDLSILREILQGGTDKLVEAGAVLLGGHSIEDPEIKYGLSVTGFIHPDRVLTKNGLAAGDRLVLTKPLGTGILNTAQKAGMVPEDIYREAVSLMAQLNRGAAEVMDRFPVTACTDITGFGLAGHLAEMLEGTGLGARIFSGRVPVIPEAMGLSDMGFLPTAAYNNRQFRESMVEFSDGLPRAAKDILFDPQTSGGLLMAVSPDQAGELVQALQDIGIAHAACFGEITEGPDEKIYINQ
- the yedF gene encoding sulfurtransferase-like selenium metabolism protein YedF, which encodes MNMEIDARGLACPEPVIRTKKGLEEEKSTQVQVVVDNPASQENVRRFLESQGFQTAVEQAGEDYFIMGDRDAVPEFQPGENDTDDQDLKKIAVVCATDRMGYGDDELGKKLMISFIKTLKEMGDELWRLVFVNNGVKLTIGGSPVLEELQAYEKEGLQILVCGTCLTHFGLLEEKQAGETTNMLDIVTAMQLADKVIKI